One stretch of Heliomicrobium undosum DNA includes these proteins:
- a CDS encoding DUF5320 domain-containing protein, with protein sequence MPRMDGKGPMGNGSMTGGGRGRCILPVDEAPVRQSGAQGGQGGQGGDWSAPGGQGGGLRQMLRNCANAFCRFGGLGRGRGNGGGGNGGGGFGRQGNGRRGGGRGANGRNAGF encoded by the coding sequence ATGCCTAGAATGGATGGAAAAGGCCCGATGGGAAACGGGTCTATGACTGGAGGGGGACGCGGCCGTTGCATCCTGCCTGTCGATGAAGCGCCGGTCCGCCAAAGCGGCGCTCAGGGCGGCCAAGGCGGTCAAGGCGGCGATTGGAGCGCCCCAGGCGGCCAGGGCGGCGGGCTTCGTCAAATGCTTCGTAACTGCGCCAACGCCTTCTGCCGCTTTGGCGGTCTCGGGAGAGGCCGGGGCAACGGAGGCGGGGGCAACGGCGGCGGCGGCTTCGGGCGCCAGGGCAACGGACGCCGGGGCGGCGGTCGCGGCGCGAATGGAAGAAACGCCGGTTTCTAA
- a CDS encoding methyl-accepting chemotaxis protein: MAGTMFRLGMKAKVVTLFSTIGIAVIIFVGWFASSQAEQKLVASAIEKLKSDSRIGMAYIEQRYPGEWSIRDGQLCKGDQVINNKSELVDRIGELTGDTVTLFQGDRRVATNVKGPDGSRAVGTVVSEAVAEAVLKQGQTYIGKALVVGALNQTAYEPIRNGKNEVIGIWYVGVPNAPYEKMTVELRTKVLFAGSLGILFCVLVSWFVVRQSMQPLVAAAETARQIAAGNLRVDRLPETTRDEIGLLVASINTMADSLRRLVQGVSESSERVAMSSASLSASANQAESATTQITAAIQDVAAGTERQSDEAQASAERVRAIVDEIHDITRLFAGITAQAQLAAVQAADGVQTVDKAIRQIDQIGQNTQTLAGQVQELAGHSHEIGHIAAAMASIAQQTNLLALNANIEAARAGEAGAGFSVVAEEIRKLADESSASSKQIARLIEAIQGKIEKTSLSMSHQMASVDQGVHTMVEVETVFQQITETTDSAKRQLDETASLMTAVCDNATAVSGSVKEITAITTRTAGQTQSVAAASQEQLAVTEELAASAKGLEALSGKLSSAIATFSC; encoded by the coding sequence GTGGCTGGCACAATGTTTCGACTCGGAATGAAGGCTAAAGTAGTCACGCTCTTCTCCACCATCGGCATTGCCGTGATTATTTTCGTTGGTTGGTTTGCATCGTCACAAGCTGAGCAAAAACTGGTAGCATCGGCGATCGAAAAACTGAAATCCGATTCCCGGATTGGTATGGCCTATATCGAGCAGCGCTATCCGGGGGAATGGTCGATTCGCGATGGACAGTTGTGCAAAGGCGATCAGGTCATCAACAACAAATCGGAACTGGTCGATCGGATCGGAGAACTCACCGGCGATACGGTCACCCTCTTCCAAGGGGATCGACGGGTCGCGACGAACGTCAAAGGACCGGATGGATCGAGGGCAGTAGGCACCGTCGTATCGGAGGCAGTGGCTGAAGCCGTGTTGAAACAGGGACAGACATACATCGGCAAGGCGCTGGTGGTCGGCGCCTTAAACCAGACCGCCTATGAACCGATCCGGAATGGGAAAAACGAGGTGATCGGCATCTGGTATGTCGGTGTGCCCAACGCCCCCTACGAAAAGATGACCGTTGAACTCCGGACAAAAGTTCTCTTCGCAGGCAGCCTGGGCATCCTTTTCTGTGTGTTGGTCTCCTGGTTCGTCGTCAGGCAGAGCATGCAGCCGCTGGTGGCCGCCGCTGAGACGGCCCGGCAGATTGCAGCCGGCAACCTGCGTGTGGATCGGCTCCCGGAGACGACCCGCGATGAGATCGGCCTATTGGTGGCTTCCATCAATACGATGGCCGACAGTCTGCGGCGATTGGTGCAAGGGGTGAGCGAGAGCAGCGAGCGGGTGGCCATGTCGTCAGCCTCTCTGTCGGCCAGCGCCAATCAAGCGGAATCAGCGACGACACAGATCACGGCAGCGATTCAGGACGTCGCTGCCGGGACGGAACGGCAATCTGATGAAGCCCAGGCGAGCGCCGAACGGGTGCGGGCCATCGTTGATGAGATCCATGACATCACACGCCTCTTTGCCGGCATCACGGCGCAAGCACAGTTGGCGGCCGTTCAGGCTGCCGATGGGGTTCAGACGGTTGACAAGGCGATCCGCCAGATCGATCAGATCGGTCAGAACACACAGACGCTCGCGGGACAGGTGCAGGAACTGGCCGGTCACTCTCACGAAATCGGCCACATCGCAGCGGCAATGGCATCTATCGCGCAGCAGACGAACCTGCTGGCGCTGAACGCCAACATCGAAGCAGCTCGCGCCGGAGAAGCCGGCGCCGGATTCTCCGTGGTGGCCGAGGAGATCCGGAAGCTGGCCGACGAATCGAGCGCATCGTCGAAGCAGATCGCCCGGTTGATCGAGGCCATTCAAGGCAAGATTGAAAAAACGAGTCTTTCCATGTCTCATCAGATGGCTTCCGTTGACCAGGGCGTCCATACGATGGTTGAGGTTGAAACAGTGTTCCAGCAGATCACGGAAACAACGGATTCGGCGAAGCGCCAACTCGATGAAACGGCTTCCCTGATGACAGCGGTCTGCGATAATGCGACTGCCGTGTCCGGATCGGTCAAGGAGATTACGGCGATCACCACCCGCACAGCCGGTCAAACGCAGAGTGTCGCTGCCGCCTCACAAGAACAGTTGGCTGTCACAGAGGAGTTGGCCGCCTCGGCCAAGGGGCTCGAAGCGTTGAGCGGCAAGTTGTCCTCCGCCATTGCTACATTCTCCTGTTGA
- a CDS encoding TetR/AcrR family transcriptional regulator, with protein MARIVKKPEERRRELIEAALELFQSQGYGNTTVEAVIRKTGIAKGTFYHYFQSKEDILAAVVDSMLSRVIADARAVSDDLSLNALEKLQRLLGGENQVFREAEGMAESLHHPENRELHEKTNVEIVLQLSPVLADVIEQGVREGFFQVENVLETVQFLLAGSQFLFDLGLFRWSREEALLRAQAMATVIERTLGAEKGTFQFLVNKYRTKEL; from the coding sequence ATGGCACGCATCGTGAAAAAACCGGAAGAACGACGCAGGGAGCTCATCGAAGCAGCCCTGGAACTGTTCCAAAGTCAAGGATACGGGAATACCACCGTCGAGGCGGTCATCCGTAAGACGGGGATCGCCAAAGGGACGTTCTATCATTACTTCCAGTCCAAAGAGGATATCCTTGCAGCCGTCGTCGACAGCATGCTTAGCCGGGTTATCGCAGACGCCCGCGCCGTTTCCGACGACCTCTCTCTAAACGCGCTGGAGAAACTGCAACGGCTTCTCGGCGGGGAGAACCAGGTCTTCCGTGAGGCGGAGGGGATGGCGGAAAGCCTGCATCATCCTGAAAACCGCGAACTGCACGAAAAGACGAATGTGGAAATCGTATTGCAGTTGTCGCCGGTGCTGGCCGATGTGATTGAACAGGGAGTCAGGGAAGGCTTTTTTCAGGTTGAGAACGTGCTGGAAACGGTGCAGTTCCTGCTTGCCGGTTCCCAGTTTCTCTTCGACCTCGGGCTGTTCCGCTGGTCGAGAGAAGAAGCGCTCCTCCGCGCACAGGCGATGGCTACAGTGATTGAGCGGACATTGGGGGCTGAAAAAGGAACCTTTCAGTTCCTCGTAAATAAGTACAGAACGAAAGAGTTGTAG
- a CDS encoding MFS transporter, translating to MAQNYGFSRFMVVWSGQLISNIGSGLTAFTLGLFVYQTTESATSYALLMLFSFLPSLLLKPVGGVLADRFDRRLMMITGDLGSAMGLLFILGWLLSGHLALWQIYTGAAISSVFAALQNPAYKASVSDFLPEERFAQASGLMQLAASSQYLVSPVLSGFLFNRIDIKYILLIDMATFFIAVLAVFFVRANQATSLRKVEKPQLFSEMREGFHAITGNKGIVILIAITSVLCFYIGFLQTLFGPMLLHLMDAESFGVTQALCAAGLLVSSLLIGVMGGSERHVSTISLSLFLVGLFYAWIGCSTNRHFIIVSGFLFFFTLPFVQTSLEVLIRRNVDNEKQGRVWSIISLVTQLGYPVAYGLAGPLADDVFNPLLMEQGLLAPTVGRLIGAGTGRGIGLMFIIAGVLVILLAAAISRNRAIRDLEKGEGQGEPFPPAGLGQANT from the coding sequence ATGGCTCAGAATTACGGCTTCTCCAGATTCATGGTTGTCTGGTCCGGACAGTTGATCTCCAACATCGGGAGCGGGCTGACGGCTTTTACGCTCGGCTTGTTCGTGTATCAGACGACGGAGAGCGCCACGAGTTATGCCCTGCTCATGCTTTTTTCCTTTCTGCCGTCGTTGTTGCTGAAGCCTGTCGGCGGGGTGTTGGCTGACCGCTTTGACCGGCGACTGATGATGATCACCGGCGACCTGGGGTCGGCCATGGGCTTGCTATTCATTCTCGGTTGGCTGCTTTCCGGCCACTTGGCGCTGTGGCAGATTTACACGGGCGCAGCCATCAGTTCGGTATTTGCAGCCTTGCAAAACCCAGCCTACAAGGCTTCGGTGTCCGACTTCCTGCCAGAAGAAAGGTTCGCCCAGGCGAGCGGGTTGATGCAACTCGCCGCCTCGTCCCAGTACCTCGTCTCACCGGTCCTGTCCGGTTTTTTGTTCAACCGGATAGACATAAAATATATCCTCCTCATCGATATGGCTACCTTCTTCATCGCTGTGCTGGCTGTCTTTTTCGTGCGGGCGAACCAAGCCACTTCGTTGCGAAAAGTGGAAAAACCGCAACTCTTTTCAGAAATGCGAGAGGGCTTTCATGCGATCACCGGCAACAAAGGCATCGTCATCCTGATCGCCATCACGTCGGTGCTTTGTTTCTATATTGGCTTTTTGCAGACCCTCTTCGGGCCGATGCTGCTCCATTTGATGGACGCCGAAAGCTTTGGCGTCACGCAGGCCCTCTGCGCTGCCGGACTGCTGGTCAGCAGCTTGTTGATAGGGGTGATGGGCGGTTCTGAACGTCATGTCAGCACGATCTCCCTGTCCCTGTTTTTGGTCGGGCTGTTCTATGCATGGATTGGCTGCTCCACGAACAGGCACTTCATCATCGTATCCGGCTTTCTCTTTTTCTTCACGCTGCCCTTTGTCCAGACCAGCCTGGAAGTGCTGATCCGCCGGAATGTAGACAACGAAAAGCAAGGGCGCGTCTGGTCGATCATCTCCCTTGTCACCCAGTTGGGCTATCCTGTGGCCTATGGTTTGGCAGGCCCCTTGGCCGACGATGTCTTCAATCCCTTGTTGATGGAACAGGGCCTTCTCGCACCGACCGTCGGCAGGTTGATCGGCGCCGGAACGGGGCGGGGGATCGGGCTGATGTTCATCATCGCCGGCGTTCTCGTGATCCTTCTGGCCGCAGCGATCAGCCGGAACAGGGCCATAAGAGACCTTGAAAAAGGGGAAGGCCAAGGTGAGCCGTTCCCACCGGCCGGTTTGGGTCAGGCGAATACGTAG
- a CDS encoding YcdB/YcdC domain-containing protein, with protein sequence MRHRRDGDERRERFRSWQAAVAGAVLTGMLTGGIPCAQAEEGSPATATGPAATTAARAGKPISSMKAMNEAASPEVEARMQQVLELFRSMYPEFRSLQIQIKTRGKSLHMGDGQRLEREQWMLAFDERKPGEPKRDDQVSNQVLLQFDETGLLESYRWENRDWAGENLPDKQTALAKATEFLQKLPGADLAQYAPGNVNGEGSNTKFLDEKEVTWVHRSVQFDRQIKGIPMLNGTDMWNVDVDGGGRITGLRRWANKNHPDPALFPDPATALPLEKAKKALEAQQQMALVYLPAEFLTPAPGDVRPLPGRLPLRLVYRPLSFLDLMDAVTGKLPAEFEAARSGDAVETTLRVTGEGKALYAKNAEEGRRVMEKELGVDLTGMTCSDDENEWAQEEKPAPHIRRWEWHDRQFIESLSAENRTRPFILDNASLETESDTGRVCGFSAGYASADGSEGQKGSEKAVISADEAKKTATALLTKHLPMRTVEMKMVAMDQAPRKYPDWVDTAHLPHYAKERPTYDFKFIPLHQGIPIDGFNWSVSVEKATGKVVSFHYHPVDFDKVPSKEGIVSPETAKNAFVKTVNMRLMYHWPQYFNQRAPEPVLVYAQEVHHTGIIDAKTATVVQRLGDD encoded by the coding sequence ATGCGTCATCGACGAGACGGTGATGAGAGAAGAGAACGCTTCCGGTCCTGGCAGGCGGCTGTGGCTGGCGCTGTTTTGACCGGCATGCTGACAGGGGGAATTCCCTGCGCTCAAGCGGAAGAGGGGAGCCCTGCAACCGCAACTGGGCCTGCAGCGACGACAGCGGCTAGGGCCGGTAAGCCCATATCGTCAATGAAAGCCATGAACGAAGCGGCTTCACCGGAAGTGGAAGCCCGCATGCAACAGGTCTTGGAGTTGTTCCGCTCCATGTACCCCGAGTTTCGCTCCTTACAAATCCAGATAAAAACCCGTGGCAAGAGCCTGCATATGGGAGACGGACAGCGCCTGGAGCGGGAACAATGGATGCTTGCTTTTGATGAGCGAAAACCGGGAGAACCGAAGCGGGATGATCAGGTGTCCAACCAGGTGCTGTTGCAATTTGACGAGACCGGCCTCTTGGAATCCTACCGTTGGGAAAACCGGGACTGGGCGGGAGAGAATTTGCCCGATAAGCAAACCGCCCTGGCAAAAGCGACGGAATTCCTGCAAAAACTCCCCGGCGCGGACCTTGCCCAGTATGCGCCGGGCAATGTGAACGGGGAAGGCAGCAATACTAAATTCCTAGATGAAAAGGAAGTCACCTGGGTACACCGCAGCGTTCAGTTTGATCGCCAGATCAAAGGCATCCCCATGCTCAACGGCACCGATATGTGGAACGTTGATGTCGACGGCGGCGGACGGATCACGGGACTCCGCCGTTGGGCGAACAAGAACCACCCCGATCCGGCCTTGTTTCCCGACCCGGCCACGGCACTTCCCCTCGAAAAAGCAAAAAAAGCATTAGAAGCGCAGCAGCAAATGGCCCTTGTCTACCTGCCGGCGGAGTTCCTGACACCGGCGCCGGGTGACGTCAGGCCGTTGCCGGGGCGGTTGCCGCTGCGATTGGTCTACCGGCCCCTATCATTCCTGGACCTTATGGACGCCGTCACAGGAAAACTGCCGGCAGAATTTGAAGCAGCAAGGTCAGGCGACGCTGTCGAGACCACCCTTCGCGTCACCGGGGAAGGGAAGGCGCTCTACGCCAAGAATGCCGAAGAAGGCCGCAGGGTGATGGAGAAGGAACTTGGCGTCGATTTGACGGGGATGACCTGCTCTGACGATGAAAACGAGTGGGCACAGGAGGAGAAACCGGCGCCCCATATCCGTCGATGGGAATGGCATGACCGGCAGTTCATCGAAAGCCTGTCTGCTGAGAACCGAACACGTCCGTTCATCCTTGACAACGCATCCTTGGAGACGGAATCAGATACCGGGCGTGTTTGCGGTTTTTCCGCCGGCTATGCAAGCGCCGATGGCTCTGAAGGGCAAAAAGGCAGCGAAAAGGCCGTCATTTCCGCCGACGAGGCCAAGAAAACGGCCACTGCCCTTCTGACAAAGCATCTGCCGATGCGAACCGTCGAGATGAAAATGGTCGCCATGGACCAGGCGCCGCGCAAGTACCCCGACTGGGTTGACACCGCCCATTTGCCGCACTACGCAAAAGAGCGCCCCACCTATGACTTCAAATTCATCCCGCTCCATCAAGGCATCCCCATCGACGGATTCAACTGGAGCGTGTCTGTAGAAAAAGCGACTGGCAAGGTGGTTTCTTTCCACTACCATCCGGTGGACTTTGACAAAGTGCCCTCAAAAGAAGGCATTGTCTCTCCGGAAACGGCCAAGAATGCCTTCGTAAAAACCGTGAACATGAGACTCATGTACCACTGGCCCCAGTACTTCAACCAGCGCGCGCCCGAACCGGTGCTCGTCTACGCGCAGGAAGTCCACCATACAGGCATCATCGACGCCAAAACAGCGACGGTGGTCCAGCGCCTTGGGGACGATTAA
- a CDS encoding NifB/NifX family molybdenum-iron cluster-binding protein produces the protein MLITSTGPSLDDQADERFGRARWLLLVDTNSQTLLEALDNHTQVNAMQGSGIKVAEIAGEKGAEWVLTGFVGPKAFAALQAMDIRIGQGVKGAVRQVLESFQRGEFTAAEAPNAESHW, from the coding sequence GTGCTGATCACGAGCACCGGTCCGTCTCTGGACGACCAAGCCGATGAACGCTTCGGCCGGGCGCGCTGGCTGCTTCTGGTGGACACGAACAGCCAAACGTTGCTGGAGGCCCTGGATAATCACACACAGGTGAACGCCATGCAAGGCTCAGGGATCAAAGTGGCGGAAATCGCCGGTGAAAAAGGGGCCGAATGGGTGCTGACCGGGTTTGTGGGTCCCAAAGCCTTCGCCGCCCTCCAGGCTATGGACATCCGCATCGGCCAGGGCGTCAAGGGCGCCGTGCGCCAGGTGTTGGAATCGTTCCAGCGCGGCGAATTCACGGCGGCCGAAGCGCCCAACGCCGAAAGCCACTGGTGA
- a CDS encoding nucleoside deaminase, which translates to MALDDDKFMGLALEEGRQAFAKGEVPIGCVIVKDGEVIGRGHNLRETDKNPVAHAEVLAIQDAANRTGGWRLAGTTLYVTVEPCPMCAGAIVLARIPRVVFAVMDPKGGAAGTCFNILESPWTNHRVSVVSGVREEEAKELMQSFFQRLRRK; encoded by the coding sequence GTGGCACTCGATGACGACAAGTTCATGGGGTTGGCCCTGGAGGAAGGCCGGCAGGCCTTTGCCAAGGGCGAGGTGCCGATCGGCTGTGTCATCGTCAAAGACGGCGAGGTCATTGGCCGGGGACACAACCTCCGCGAGACGGACAAGAACCCCGTTGCCCATGCCGAAGTCCTGGCCATCCAGGATGCGGCCAACCGCACCGGCGGCTGGCGATTGGCGGGAACAACCTTGTACGTGACCGTGGAACCTTGTCCCATGTGCGCCGGCGCCATCGTGTTGGCCCGGATCCCTCGCGTTGTCTTCGCCGTCATGGACCCAAAAGGCGGAGCGGCCGGAACCTGCTTCAACATCCTCGAAAGCCCCTGGACGAACCACCGCGTGTCGGTCGTCTCCGGTGTGCGCGAGGAAGAGGCCAAAGAACTGATGCAGTCCTTTTTTCAGCGGCTGCGCAGGAAATAG
- a CDS encoding QcrA and Rieske domain-containing protein, with translation MDKGLSRRKFLGAVVAVPAIGALTGPAIVAADYVYPPDSLLQPPPPKVVGKKDALKPWEPLFFDYNDVPALAVKLDDGEIISYTLKCTHLGCTVDVPKGNIKDKQILCPCHGGIFDPLGGNVSGPPPKPLKRLSVTIADGGDIVVQEKGETA, from the coding sequence TTGGATAAAGGCCTTTCGCGACGCAAGTTTCTCGGCGCCGTCGTCGCCGTTCCGGCCATCGGCGCCCTGACCGGGCCGGCGATCGTCGCCGCTGATTACGTCTATCCGCCCGATTCGCTGTTGCAGCCACCGCCCCCGAAAGTAGTCGGCAAAAAGGATGCATTGAAGCCCTGGGAGCCCCTGTTTTTCGATTACAATGATGTGCCCGCCCTGGCGGTGAAACTCGATGATGGCGAGATCATCTCCTACACCCTCAAATGCACCCACCTCGGCTGCACCGTCGACGTGCCCAAAGGAAACATCAAAGATAAACAGATCCTCTGCCCCTGTCACGGCGGGATTTTCGATCCCCTCGGCGGCAATGTCTCCGGTCCCCCGCCGAAGCCCTTGAAGCGGTTGTCGGTGACCATCGCCGACGGCGGCGATATCGTCGTCCAGGAGAAAGGCGAGACGGCCTGA
- a CDS encoding NifB/NifX family molybdenum-iron cluster-binding protein, with product MSNVRLAIPSVRPGGLSADCSGHFGRCDCFTIVEINDGKLVKDTVIDNPPHYEGGCLRPVNLLSDHQVNALVVQGIGARPLSGFRQAGIEVYQANEPTVQKVVNAFCAGKIPAIDDRQVCQHH from the coding sequence ATGTCCAACGTTCGTCTTGCCATTCCCTCCGTCCGCCCCGGCGGGCTGTCCGCTGACTGCTCCGGCCATTTTGGCCGCTGCGACTGCTTCACCATCGTCGAGATCAACGACGGCAAATTGGTCAAGGATACCGTCATCGACAACCCGCCTCACTATGAAGGCGGCTGCCTGCGACCGGTGAACCTGTTGTCCGATCATCAGGTGAACGCGCTGGTCGTGCAAGGCATCGGCGCCCGGCCCCTCTCCGGATTCCGTCAGGCTGGCATCGAAGTCTACCAGGCCAACGAGCCGACGGTGCAAAAAGTGGTGAACGCCTTTTGCGCCGGAAAAATCCCGGCCATCGACGACCGGCAGGTCTGCCAGCATCATTAA
- a CDS encoding YcdB/YcdC domain-containing protein, with the protein MSHQGKGDERKGRRRPAQAALAGLVLTSMLAGAFPASALAADGTAQTTEAAAQAAEAVPRGTEAIPQAKAAVPQPESSSSRTATVEVQGEEEHKIEKASPQVEARIQKTIDLLRSLYPEFGSLNLQMKLREKNTRMMHGQRTEREEWILFFDDRQPKDKKSEDRIYNQVHMNFDETGALISYSWQNPNWAGTDMPDKAMASKKAKEFLQKLIGADLDRYAPGSASSTGTHGAASDGGKKVTWTHRSVQFEGLVNGIPLINSSDNWTVDVDGKGRIVGVHHWNKERPDPALYPDPAKAITLDAAKRRFAEQTRMVLSYQPQEFLNQSPAELADMPLPGRKPMILAYMPDSMGYIDAFTGKPSIEFNAVTDVFKKTEASIRITGQGKGLYVRSPEEGRRFIEKELGFDMTGMTFFNVPKEEEKEPAAPTIKRYHWDEQERMDSLLAKIRPDKFRPRYASLTTESDTGRICGFSIGRVYVDSEQQAQEAKPFTAIPAEEAKKKAVSFLQPFLPARTIETKLLEPRDGQPTYPDWVDVSKLPQDFRESPVCDFIFIPLHEGVPVEGIHWHVSVDKATGKVWSFTYFPVDFDKLPSKSGLISPEMAEDTYLKNLDIKRVYLWPEFFNQRAPKPQLVYMPAYEFVGVIDAKTGKPIPFVKD; encoded by the coding sequence ATGAGCCATCAAGGAAAGGGAGACGAAAGAAAGGGAAGGCGGCGTCCCGCCCAGGCGGCCCTGGCGGGTCTCGTCCTGACGAGCATGTTGGCAGGCGCCTTTCCCGCATCCGCCTTGGCCGCAGACGGGACTGCCCAAACGACGGAAGCGGCTGCCCAAGCTGCGGAGGCGGTTCCCCGAGGCACAGAGGCGATTCCCCAAGCGAAAGCGGCGGTTCCCCAACCGGAGTCATCTTCCTCGCGGACAGCGACGGTGGAGGTTCAGGGCGAGGAAGAGCATAAGATTGAGAAGGCTTCGCCCCAAGTGGAAGCCCGCATCCAGAAAACGATCGACCTGCTCCGGTCACTTTACCCCGAGTTCGGATCCTTGAACCTCCAGATGAAGCTCCGCGAGAAGAACACCCGTATGATGCACGGGCAGCGTACGGAACGAGAAGAGTGGATCCTGTTCTTCGATGACCGGCAGCCGAAAGACAAGAAGTCCGAAGACCGGATCTACAACCAGGTACATATGAATTTTGATGAAACAGGCGCCCTGATATCGTACAGTTGGCAAAACCCCAACTGGGCGGGAACAGACATGCCGGACAAGGCAATGGCCTCGAAAAAGGCAAAGGAATTTCTGCAGAAGCTCATCGGCGCCGACCTTGACCGTTACGCGCCGGGGAGCGCCAGCAGCACCGGGACCCATGGCGCCGCTTCGGATGGCGGGAAAAAAGTCACCTGGACGCACCGCAGCGTTCAGTTTGAGGGGCTCGTCAACGGCATCCCCCTGATCAACAGCAGCGACAATTGGACCGTCGATGTGGACGGAAAAGGCCGGATCGTCGGGGTGCACCACTGGAACAAGGAACGGCCTGATCCCGCCTTGTACCCTGATCCGGCCAAAGCGATCACCTTGGATGCGGCGAAAAGGCGCTTTGCCGAGCAGACGCGGATGGTGCTGTCCTACCAGCCGCAAGAATTTCTGAATCAGAGTCCGGCAGAGTTAGCCGACATGCCCTTGCCGGGGAGAAAGCCGATGATCCTGGCCTACATGCCAGACAGCATGGGCTACATCGACGCGTTCACAGGAAAGCCCTCTATAGAATTTAACGCTGTCACCGATGTATTTAAGAAGACCGAGGCGAGCATCCGCATCACCGGTCAAGGAAAGGGGCTCTATGTCCGGAGTCCGGAAGAAGGCCGGCGGTTTATCGAAAAAGAACTCGGTTTCGACATGACAGGAATGACCTTTTTCAATGTCCCTAAGGAAGAAGAAAAGGAGCCCGCCGCGCCCACGATCAAGCGGTACCACTGGGATGAACAAGAGCGCATGGACAGCCTGCTCGCGAAAATCCGGCCCGACAAGTTCCGGCCCCGCTACGCCTCCCTGACGACAGAATCGGATACGGGGCGGATTTGCGGTTTCTCCATCGGTCGCGTCTACGTCGACAGCGAACAACAGGCGCAGGAAGCGAAGCCGTTCACGGCGATCCCCGCCGAGGAGGCGAAGAAAAAGGCCGTCAGCTTCCTCCAGCCGTTCCTGCCGGCACGGACCATTGAAACGAAACTGTTAGAGCCGAGGGATGGGCAGCCAACGTACCCCGACTGGGTTGACGTGTCCAAGCTGCCCCAGGACTTCCGCGAAAGTCCTGTCTGCGATTTCATCTTTATCCCTCTCCATGAGGGCGTTCCCGTCGAAGGGATCCACTGGCACGTGTCCGTTGACAAAGCGACGGGCAAGGTGTGGTCCTTTACCTATTTCCCTGTCGACTTTGACAAACTGCCGTCCAAGAGCGGCCTCATTTCCCCGGAGATGGCCGAGGATACGTACCTTAAAAACCTCGATATTAAACGGGTCTATTTGTGGCCGGAGTTTTTCAACCAGCGTGCGCCCAAGCCCCAACTTGTCTACATGCCGGCATATGAGTTCGTCGGCGTCATCGACGCCAAAACAGGGAAGCCCATTCCTTTCGTAAAGGATTAA
- a CDS encoding ATP-binding protein, producing the protein MKQIAVLSGKGGTGKTSLVAAFAALAERSVFADCDVDAADLHLLLQPEIEAKEPFESGRTLTWNKDACIFCGRCLRVCRFDALKFDRSGPKLVISPFACEGCGCCVDVCPGEAFTLTPKQAGELYVSATRFGPFVHAQLGVAEEASGQLVTKVRKRAQEIAEQQGMSYVLIDGCPGTGCPVIASITGTDLVVLATEPTVSGLHDLRRVVQVVRHFRRPCGVVVNKVDLNRDMTARIKDYCRDESLPFFGEIPFDAQVVAAQLAGRTIVEQGSSPAGEAIRAIWADITKAVSGTAI; encoded by the coding sequence ATGAAGCAGATCGCTGTACTATCGGGCAAGGGGGGCACCGGCAAGACATCCCTCGTGGCCGCCTTCGCCGCGCTGGCGGAACGGTCTGTCTTCGCCGACTGTGACGTCGACGCCGCCGACCTGCACCTGCTCCTGCAACCGGAAATCGAGGCGAAAGAGCCCTTTGAAAGCGGGCGGACCCTCACCTGGAACAAGGATGCCTGCATCTTCTGCGGCCGCTGCTTGAGAGTCTGCCGCTTCGACGCCCTCAAGTTCGACCGTTCCGGGCCGAAGCTGGTCATCTCGCCCTTCGCCTGTGAAGGCTGCGGCTGCTGCGTCGATGTCTGCCCTGGGGAAGCCTTCACCCTGACGCCGAAACAGGCGGGAGAACTCTATGTGTCCGCAACCCGTTTCGGCCCCTTCGTCCACGCCCAACTGGGCGTCGCCGAGGAGGCCAGCGGCCAACTGGTCACCAAGGTCCGCAAGCGCGCCCAGGAGATTGCCGAACAGCAGGGGATGTCCTACGTGCTGATCGATGGCTGCCCCGGCACAGGCTGCCCCGTCATCGCCTCCATCACCGGAACCGACCTCGTCGTCCTGGCGACCGAGCCGACCGTATCGGGCCTTCATGACCTGCGCCGCGTCGTCCAGGTGGTCCGCCACTTCCGCCGTCCCTGCGGCGTCGTGGTCAACAAGGTGGACTTAAACCGGGACATGACCGCCCGCATCAAAGACTATTGCCGCGATGAGTCTCTCCCCTTTTTCGGCGAAATCCCCTTCGACGCCCAGGTGGTGGCCGCCCAGTTGGCCGGTCGGACGATCGTGGAGCAGGGGTCGTCGCCTGCGGGGGAGGCCATCCGGGCGATCTGGGCGGACATCACCAAAGCGGTGTCAGGCACAGCCATCTAG